From the Streptomyces syringium genome, one window contains:
- a CDS encoding DNA translocase FtsK, with the protein MASRTSGKGSQSTAGTSKQRAGRPGSAAKKAPAKKAPPKPAGKAPAKPAKKAAAPARKPAKKAAAKAAPKRASSPTSGLYRLARAVWLGLAHTVGAVFRGVGRGAKGLDPAHRKDGLALLLLGLGLVVAAGTWSNLEGPVGDLVKMLVTGAFGRLDLLVPILIGVIAVRLIRHPERPEANGRIVIGLSALVVGVLGQVHVACGSPGRGEGAEALQDAGGLIGWAAAKPLLFTVGEVLAVPLLVLLTLFGLLVVTATPVNAIPQRLRLLGIRLGLVEAEPEEHDPFASGTYDSGEYDDEWRDAPARRPRRAAANRAAADTGTDAERAEEEALSKRRKPRRTPVEPPGDRPMDAVDVAAAAAASLDGAVLHGVQPSPLVAGLSSAVAAERERTGAVPTARGTGKAASGSKADAVSAGAESATGSVPDLTKPAPEPAPGLPARAEQLQLAGDITYSLPSLDLLERGGPGKTRSAANDAIVASLSNVFAEFKVDAAVTGFTRGPTVTRYEVELGPAVKVERITALTKNIAYAVASPDVRIISPIPGKSAVGIEIPNTDREMVNLGDVLRLAAAAEDDHPMLVALGKNVEGGYEMANLAKMPHVLVAGATGSGKSSCINCLITSVMIRATPDDVRMVLVDPKRVELTAYEGIPHLITPIITNPKRAAEALQWVVREMDLRYDDLAAFGFRHIDDFNDAIRKGKVKPPEGSGRELQPYPYLLVIVDELADLMMVAPRDVEDAIVRITQLARAAGIHLVLATQRPSVDVVTGLIKANVPSRLAFATSSLADSRVILDQPGAEKLIGKGDSLFLPMGASKPVRMQGAFVTEDEVAAVVQHCKNQMAPVFRDDVTVGTAKKKEIDEDIGDDLDLLCQAAELVVSTQFGSTSMLQRKLRVGFAKAGRLMDLMESRNIVGPSEGSKARDVLVKPEELDGVLAVIRGDGQG; encoded by the coding sequence ATGGCCTCACGTACGTCCGGCAAGGGTTCCCAGAGCACGGCGGGCACCTCGAAGCAGCGCGCCGGACGCCCCGGGAGCGCGGCCAAGAAGGCACCCGCGAAGAAGGCACCGCCGAAGCCGGCGGGCAAGGCACCCGCCAAGCCCGCCAAGAAGGCCGCGGCGCCCGCGCGGAAGCCCGCGAAGAAGGCCGCGGCCAAGGCGGCACCCAAGCGCGCGTCCTCTCCGACCAGCGGTCTCTACCGCCTGGCACGGGCCGTCTGGCTCGGGCTGGCGCACACCGTGGGCGCGGTGTTCCGCGGCGTCGGACGGGGCGCGAAGGGGCTCGACCCGGCACACCGCAAGGACGGGCTCGCGCTGCTCCTCCTCGGCCTCGGCCTCGTCGTCGCGGCCGGCACCTGGTCCAACCTCGAAGGCCCGGTCGGGGACCTGGTGAAGATGCTCGTCACCGGTGCCTTCGGCCGGCTCGACCTGCTCGTGCCGATACTGATCGGCGTCATCGCCGTCCGGCTGATCCGGCACCCCGAGCGGCCCGAGGCGAACGGCCGCATCGTCATCGGCCTCTCCGCGCTGGTCGTCGGCGTTCTCGGCCAGGTGCACGTGGCCTGCGGGTCGCCCGGCCGGGGCGAGGGCGCCGAGGCCCTGCAGGACGCCGGCGGTCTGATCGGCTGGGCGGCCGCGAAGCCCCTGCTCTTCACCGTCGGCGAGGTGCTGGCCGTACCGCTGCTCGTGCTGCTCACCCTCTTCGGGCTGCTGGTCGTCACGGCCACGCCCGTCAACGCCATCCCGCAGCGGCTGCGGCTGCTCGGCATCCGGCTCGGCCTGGTCGAAGCGGAACCGGAAGAGCACGATCCGTTCGCGTCCGGGACCTACGACTCGGGGGAGTACGACGACGAGTGGCGCGACGCACCGGCGAGGCGGCCCCGACGGGCCGCGGCGAACCGGGCCGCGGCCGACACCGGCACGGACGCGGAGCGCGCCGAGGAAGAGGCACTGAGCAAGCGCCGCAAGCCGCGCAGGACGCCCGTGGAGCCGCCGGGCGACCGGCCGATGGACGCGGTGGACGTGGCGGCCGCCGCCGCGGCCTCGCTCGACGGAGCCGTGCTGCACGGTGTGCAGCCGTCGCCGCTCGTCGCCGGGCTCAGCAGCGCCGTCGCCGCCGAGCGGGAGCGGACCGGCGCGGTACCGACCGCGCGCGGCACCGGGAAGGCGGCGTCCGGCAGCAAGGCCGACGCGGTGTCCGCGGGCGCGGAGAGCGCCACCGGGAGCGTGCCCGACCTCACCAAGCCCGCACCCGAGCCCGCCCCGGGGCTCCCGGCGCGGGCCGAGCAGCTCCAGCTCGCGGGCGACATCACCTACTCGCTGCCGTCGCTGGACCTGCTGGAGCGCGGCGGCCCCGGCAAGACGCGCAGCGCCGCGAACGACGCCATAGTGGCCTCCCTGTCGAACGTCTTCGCGGAGTTCAAAGTCGACGCGGCGGTCACCGGCTTCACCCGCGGCCCGACGGTCACGCGGTACGAGGTGGAGCTGGGCCCCGCCGTCAAGGTCGAGCGGATCACCGCGCTCACCAAGAACATCGCCTACGCCGTCGCCAGCCCGGACGTGCGCATCATCAGCCCCATCCCCGGCAAGTCCGCGGTCGGCATCGAGATCCCGAACACCGACCGCGAGATGGTCAATCTCGGTGACGTGCTGCGGCTCGCCGCGGCGGCCGAGGACGACCACCCGATGCTGGTCGCACTCGGCAAGAACGTCGAGGGCGGCTACGAGATGGCCAACCTCGCGAAGATGCCGCACGTCCTGGTCGCCGGAGCCACCGGCTCCGGAAAGTCGTCCTGCATCAACTGCCTGATCACCTCGGTGATGATAAGAGCGACCCCGGACGACGTCCGGATGGTCCTCGTCGACCCCAAGCGCGTCGAGCTGACCGCCTACGAGGGCATCCCGCACCTGATCACCCCGATCATCACCAACCCCAAGCGGGCCGCCGAGGCCCTGCAGTGGGTCGTCCGCGAGATGGACCTGCGCTACGACGACCTGGCGGCCTTCGGCTTCCGGCACATCGACGACTTCAACGACGCCATCCGCAAGGGCAAGGTCAAGCCCCCCGAAGGCAGCGGGCGCGAGCTGCAGCCCTACCCGTACCTGCTGGTCATCGTGGACGAGCTGGCGGACCTGATGATGGTCGCCCCGCGTGACGTCGAGGACGCCATCGTCCGCATCACCCAGCTCGCCCGCGCCGCCGGCATCCACCTCGTGCTCGCCACCCAGCGCCCGTCCGTGGACGTCGTCACCGGTCTGATCAAGGCGAACGTGCCTTCCCGGCTCGCCTTCGCGACGTCCTCGCTCGCCGACAGCCGGGTCATCCTCGACCAGCCGGGCGCCGAGAAGCTCATCGGCAAGGGCGACAGCCTGTTTCTGCCGATGGGGGCCAGCAAGCCCGTCCGCATGCAGGGCGCCTTCGTCACGGAGGACGAGGTCGCGGCCGTCGTGCAGCACTGCAAGAACCAGATGGCGCCGGTCTTCCGGGACGACGTCACCGTGGGGACGGCGAAGAAGAAGGAGATCGACGAGGACATCGGCGACGACCTCGATCTGCTCTGCCAGGCCGCCGAGCTGGTCGTCTCCACCCAGTTCGGCTCGACCTCGATGCTCCAGCGGAAGCTGCGTGTGGGCTTCGCCAAGGCGGGAAGACTCATGGACCTGATGGAGTCGCGCAACATCGTGGGCCCGAGCGAGGGCTCCAAGGCGCGCGACGTGCTCGTCAAGCCCGAGGAACTCGACGGCGTGCTCGCCGTGATCCGCGGGGACGGCCAGGGGTAG
- a CDS encoding helix-turn-helix domain-containing protein: MSIGNSPADDRPSIGRALQQARISAGLTVDEVSTTTRVRIPIVHAIEQDDFSRCGGDVYARGHIRVLAQTVGLDPAPLVAQYDAEHGGRPAPTPAAPLFEAERLRPERRRPNWTAAMVAAIVAVVGFVGFTLFNGGSKGQSSSVAADTASGKQPAPKSPEAAPSKPADPKPEPSDSAIAGVPANKVTVKVTADNGQTWMSAKDHNGKLIEEGVLKRGASKTFTDNKRIDLVLGNAGAVQLFVNGKEVKDLGDDGQVQRLSYTKGDPETG; encoded by the coding sequence GTGTCCATCGGCAACTCCCCCGCGGACGACCGGCCCTCGATCGGCCGCGCACTCCAGCAGGCCCGCATCAGCGCCGGTCTGACCGTCGACGAGGTCAGCACGACCACCCGCGTGCGCATCCCGATCGTGCACGCCATCGAACAGGACGACTTCAGCCGCTGCGGCGGCGACGTCTACGCCCGGGGACACATCCGCGTGCTGGCGCAGACCGTCGGCCTGGACCCCGCCCCGCTCGTCGCGCAGTACGACGCCGAGCACGGCGGCCGCCCCGCGCCCACCCCCGCCGCACCCCTCTTCGAGGCCGAGCGGCTGCGGCCCGAGCGCCGGCGGCCCAATTGGACGGCCGCGATGGTGGCCGCCATCGTCGCCGTCGTCGGCTTTGTCGGCTTCACCCTCTTCAACGGCGGCAGCAAGGGCCAGAGCAGCTCCGTCGCGGCCGACACGGCCTCCGGCAAGCAGCCCGCGCCGAAGAGCCCCGAGGCCGCCCCCAGCAAGCCCGCCGACCCCAAACCGGAACCTTCCGACAGCGCCATCGCGGGCGTCCCGGCCAACAAGGTCACCGTCAAGGTCACCGCCGACAACGGCCAGACGTGGATGTCCGCCAAGGACCACAACGGCAAGCTGATCGAGGAGGGCGTGCTCAAGCGGGGCGCTTCCAAGACCTTCACCGACAACAAGCGGATCGACCTGGTGCTGGGCAATGCCGGGGCCGTGCAATTGTTCGTGAACGGCAAGGAGGTCAAGGATCTGGGTGACGACGGACAGGTTCAGCGTCTGAGCTACACCAAGGGTGACCCCGAAACGGGCTGA
- the rimO gene encoding 30S ribosomal protein S12 methylthiotransferase RimO, translating to MPERRTVALVTLGCARNEVDSEELAGRLAADGWDLVEDAADADVAVVNTCGFVEAAKKDSVDALLEANDLKDQGRTQAVVAVGCMAERYGKELAQALPEADGVLGFDDYADISDRLQTILSGGVHASHTPRDRRKLLPISPAARQSADVALPGHAQEAQDAQETAPADLPEGLAPASGPRAPLRRRLGSNPVASVKLASGCDRRCSFCAIPSFRGSFISRRPSDVLSETRWLAEQGVKEVMLVSENNTSYGKDLGDIRLLETLLPELAAVDGLERIRVSYLQPAEMRPGLIDVLTSTEKVAPYFDLSFQHSAPGVLRAMRRFGDTDRFLELLDQIRAKAPQAGARSNFIVGFPGETEEDVAELERFLAGARLDAIGVFGYSDEDGTEAATYEDKVDPDVVAERLAHISRLAEELTAQRAEERLGETLEVLVDRVDEEDGVIGRAAHQAPETDGQVLLTTDRELVPGRMVTAKVVATEGVDLIAEVLGDGGCTEEAAR from the coding sequence ATGCCCGAACGCCGTACCGTCGCTCTTGTCACACTTGGCTGCGCCCGTAACGAGGTGGACTCGGAGGAGCTGGCAGGCCGCTTGGCGGCGGATGGCTGGGACCTCGTCGAGGACGCCGCCGATGCCGATGTGGCCGTCGTCAACACCTGTGGCTTCGTAGAAGCCGCCAAGAAGGACTCCGTCGACGCCCTCCTCGAAGCCAACGACCTCAAGGATCAGGGCCGCACCCAGGCCGTCGTGGCCGTCGGCTGCATGGCCGAGAGGTACGGCAAGGAGCTCGCCCAGGCGCTCCCCGAGGCCGACGGAGTGCTCGGCTTCGACGACTACGCCGACATCTCCGACCGGCTCCAGACCATCCTCTCCGGTGGCGTCCACGCCTCCCACACCCCGCGTGACCGGCGCAAGCTGCTGCCGATCAGCCCCGCCGCCCGGCAGAGCGCGGACGTCGCCCTGCCCGGACACGCGCAGGAGGCCCAGGACGCCCAGGAGACCGCCCCGGCGGACCTCCCCGAGGGCCTCGCCCCGGCCTCCGGGCCCCGGGCACCGCTGCGCCGCAGACTCGGCTCCAACCCCGTCGCCTCCGTGAAGCTCGCCTCCGGTTGCGACCGCCGGTGCTCCTTCTGCGCCATCCCCTCCTTCCGCGGGTCCTTCATCTCCCGCCGTCCCTCCGACGTGCTGAGCGAGACGCGATGGCTCGCGGAGCAGGGCGTGAAGGAGGTCATGCTGGTCTCCGAGAACAACACCTCGTACGGCAAGGACCTCGGCGACATCCGGCTGCTGGAGACGCTGCTGCCGGAGCTGGCGGCCGTGGACGGCCTGGAGCGGATCCGGGTCAGCTACCTCCAGCCCGCCGAGATGCGGCCGGGCCTGATCGACGTGCTGACCTCGACCGAGAAGGTCGCGCCCTACTTCGACCTCTCCTTCCAGCACTCGGCCCCCGGCGTGCTGCGCGCGATGCGCCGCTTCGGAGACACCGACCGCTTCCTGGAGCTGCTCGACCAGATCCGCGCCAAGGCCCCGCAGGCCGGCGCCCGCTCGAACTTCATCGTCGGCTTCCCCGGTGAGACCGAGGAGGACGTCGCCGAGCTGGAGCGTTTCCTGGCCGGGGCCCGGCTGGACGCCATCGGCGTCTTCGGCTACTCCGACGAGGACGGCACCGAGGCGGCCACCTACGAGGACAAGGTCGACCCCGACGTCGTCGCCGAGCGCCTGGCGCACATCTCGCGGCTCGCCGAGGAGCTGACCGCGCAGCGCGCCGAGGAGCGCCTCGGGGAGACCCTCGAGGTGCTCGTCGACCGCGTGGACGAGGAGGACGGCGTCATCGGCCGGGCCGCCCACCAGGCACCCGAGACCGACGGCCAGGTCCTGCTCACCACCGACCGGGAGCTGGTGCCCGGCCGGATGGTCACGGCCAAGGTGGTGGCGACCGAGGGCGTGGACCTCATCGCCGAGGTACTCGGTGACGGAGGGTGTACCGAGGAGGCCGCCAGATGA
- the pgsA gene encoding CDP-diacylglycerol--glycerol-3-phosphate 3-phosphatidyltransferase, with amino-acid sequence MTRAPASAAGGPAPATAVRPAGLWNIANILTMVRLLLVPGFVLLMMHNGGYDPAWRSFAWAAFAVAMITDLFDGHLARMYNLVTDFGKIADPIADKAIMGAALICLSVLDDLPWWVTGVILFREVGITLMRFWVIRHGVIPASRGGKMKTLAQGVGVGMYILALTGPLATMRFWVMAVAVALTVLTGLDYVKQAIELRRAGRGSAR; translated from the coding sequence ATGACCCGAGCCCCGGCCTCCGCCGCGGGAGGCCCCGCCCCGGCGACGGCCGTGCGGCCGGCCGGGTTGTGGAACATCGCCAACATCCTCACCATGGTGCGGCTGCTCCTCGTGCCCGGGTTCGTCCTGTTGATGATGCACAACGGCGGCTACGACCCGGCCTGGCGTTCCTTCGCCTGGGCCGCGTTCGCCGTCGCCATGATCACGGACCTGTTCGACGGCCATCTGGCCCGGATGTACAACCTGGTCACCGACTTCGGGAAGATCGCCGACCCGATCGCGGACAAGGCGATCATGGGCGCCGCGCTGATCTGCCTCTCGGTCCTTGACGACCTGCCGTGGTGGGTCACGGGCGTGATCCTCTTCCGGGAGGTCGGCATCACGCTGATGCGGTTCTGGGTGATCAGGCACGGGGTGATCCCGGCCAGCCGCGGCGGCAAGATGAAGACGCTCGCCCAGGGCGTGGGCGTCGGGATGTACATCCTGGCGCTGACCGGGCCCCTGGCCACGATGCGCTTCTGGGTGATGGCCGTCGCCGTGGCGTTGACCGTGCTGACCGGGCTCGACTACGTGAAGCAGGCCATCGAGCTGCGCCGGGCCGGCCGGGGATCCGCGCGATGA
- a CDS encoding CinA family protein yields MSPERPDGTAGTAGDGGAAAVLGALVGRGWTVAAAESLTGGLLAAELTAAPGASRAVLGSVTAYATDVKRDVLGVAGELLAERGAVDAEVARQMARGVRSLLGADWGLATTGVAGPDPQDGKPVGTVFVAVAGPDGAGVVRELSLDGDRARIRTESVRAALALLLGELAENAGAKDTEHNGGNGCLQP; encoded by the coding sequence ATGAGCCCCGAACGGCCGGACGGCACGGCGGGCACGGCGGGCGACGGCGGGGCCGCCGCGGTGCTGGGTGCGCTGGTCGGGCGGGGCTGGACCGTGGCAGCGGCGGAATCGCTCACGGGCGGCCTGCTCGCGGCGGAACTGACCGCCGCGCCGGGCGCCTCCCGCGCGGTGCTGGGGTCGGTCACCGCGTACGCCACCGACGTCAAGCGCGATGTGCTGGGCGTGGCCGGTGAACTGCTCGCCGAGCGCGGGGCCGTCGACGCGGAGGTGGCCCGGCAGATGGCCCGCGGTGTGCGGAGTCTGCTCGGCGCCGACTGGGGGCTCGCCACCACCGGAGTCGCCGGACCGGACCCCCAGGACGGCAAGCCCGTCGGCACGGTCTTCGTCGCCGTGGCGGGTCCGGACGGTGCGGGCGTGGTGCGCGAGCTGTCGCTGGACGGCGACCGGGCGCGCATCCGGACCGAGAGCGTACGGGCGGCTCTCGCCCTGCTGCTGGGCGAACTGGCAGAGAACGCGGGGGCAAAGGATACGGAACACAACGGGGGGAATGGATGTTTGCAGCCCTGA
- a CDS encoding helix-turn-helix domain-containing protein yields the protein MILLRRLLGDVLRRQRQRQGRTLREVSSSARVSLGYLSEVERGQKEASSELLSAICDALDVRMSEVMREVSDELSLAELAQSAAASEPVPAPMRPMFNSVSVTSVTGVPGERVTIKAPAEAVDVVAA from the coding sequence ATGATTTTGCTCCGTCGCCTGCTGGGTGACGTGCTGCGTCGGCAGCGCCAGCGCCAGGGCCGCACTCTGCGCGAGGTCTCCTCATCCGCCCGGGTCTCGCTCGGTTACCTCTCCGAGGTCGAGCGGGGGCAGAAGGAGGCGTCCTCCGAGCTTCTCTCCGCAATCTGCGATGCTCTGGACGTACGGATGTCCGAGGTCATGCGTGAGGTGAGTGACGAACTGTCGCTCGCCGAGCTGGCGCAGTCGGCGGCGGCGAGTGAGCCGGTACCCGCGCCGATGCGGCCGATGTTCAATTCGGTGTCCGTGACGTCTGTAACGGGTGTGCCGGGGGAGCGTGTGACCATCAAGGCTCCCGCGGAGGCCGTGGACGTGGTCGCGGCCTGA
- a CDS encoding Dps family protein yields the protein MSVVKSPLSEQDRKTVGDALQGALVDLVDLSLVAKQVHWTVVGPRFRSVHLQLDEVVASARLHADAVAERASALGVAPDGRAETVAKTSGVDAVGDGWNKDTRAVQLLVAALGAVITRMRERVQATGDPDPVTQDLLIGLTGDLEKHHWMFQAENA from the coding sequence ATGTCTGTCGTGAAGAGCCCGTTGTCCGAGCAGGACCGCAAGACCGTCGGTGATGCCCTCCAGGGGGCGCTCGTCGACCTGGTGGACCTCTCGCTCGTGGCCAAGCAGGTCCACTGGACCGTCGTGGGCCCCCGCTTCCGCTCGGTCCATCTGCAGCTCGACGAGGTCGTCGCGAGTGCCCGGCTGCACGCCGACGCGGTCGCGGAGCGTGCCTCGGCCCTCGGTGTCGCCCCGGACGGGCGGGCCGAGACCGTCGCCAAGACCAGCGGAGTCGACGCGGTCGGTGACGGCTGGAACAAGGACACGAGGGCGGTGCAGCTCCTCGTCGCCGCGCTCGGCGCGGTGATCACCCGCATGCGTGAGCGCGTTCAGGCGACCGGCGACCCCGACCCGGTCACGCAGGACCTGCTCATCGGTCTCACGGGAGATCTCGAGAAGCACCACTGGATGTTCCAGGCGGAGAACGCCTGA